From one Triticum urartu cultivar G1812 chromosome 3, Tu2.1, whole genome shotgun sequence genomic stretch:
- the LOC125543956 gene encoding uncharacterized protein LOC125543956 produces MENQQVGNHGLHWTSSMSTYMLTHFTNVVANGTKTSTCFKTVHHNACARDLNDHFRLCLTGGQIANHLRYWKKWAKIIRLKNSLSGALWDEVNFIIGLDHEHYTEHIKTHKGDVEFLNKPIEHYTEMAAIFGNSLATGQYAKGSNELLAKDALEIDDDIVDEDAPATPTTPATPSSTVRDPSVPKAAKKAKTSAQQSNDKLMATFTAVGDKIANAIVAAGKSDDELPAGLWNNIKDIPGFQPAHLSHYYAHLVENVRIARAFHSLDFDNKLIWVARYVATTFGC; encoded by the exons ATGGAGAACCAACAAGTTGGAAATCACGGTCTTCATTGGACATCCTCAATGTCCACCTATATGCTTACTCACTTTACCAACGTCGTGGCTAATGGCACTAAGACATCAACATGCTTTAAGACGGTGCATCACAATGCATGTGCTAGAGATTTAAATGATCATTTCAGGCTTTGTTTGACTGGAGGGCAGATTGCCAACCATCTGCGCTATTGGAAGAAGTGGGCAAAGATAATTAGACTTAAAAATTCCCTAAGTGGTGCACTTTGGGATGAAGTTAACTTTATTATTGGACTTGATCATGAGCACTATACTGAGCATATTAAG ACACACAAGGGAGATGTTGAGTTCCTAAACAAACCCATAGAGCACTACACTGAGATGGCTGCGATATTTGGTAACAGTTTGGCTACCGGACAGTACGCCAAAGGATCAAATGAACTTCTAGCGAAAGATGCTCTAGAAATTGATGATGATATTGTTGATGAGGATGCTCCAGCTACACCAACTACTCCAGCTACTCCATCTTCAACTGTCCGTGACCCCTCGGTCCCCAAAGCAGCAAAGAAAGCAAAAACTTCTGCACAACAAAGCAATGATAAGCTGATGGCAACATTCACGGCTGTTGGTGATAAGATTGCTAATGCTATAGTTGCAGCTGGTAAGTCCGATGATGAGTTGCCTGCTGGACTTTGGAACAACATCAAAGACATTCCTGGTTTCCAACCGGCACATCTTTCTCACTACTATGCGCATTTGGTTGAGAATGTTCGAATTGCACGTGCTTTCCACTCACTGGACTTTGACAACAAGCTGATCTGGGTTGCTAGGTATGTTGCCACTACCTTTGGATGCTGA